The genomic DNA ATTTGACTTTTTTGTTCATACCATCTTAACTATTGTTTAATTATACAATTAGAAAGAAGCCGATAAAATATATTTTATGATATAACTATCGACTTCTTTAGGGTTTAAATTCCCGTACAAATATAATTACCATTACATCTCAAACTGCACCAAGAACAGTTTGGATGATAGACACCTGGATCATTCCAACCAAGACATCTACAAAAAGCATCCCCACCATCAGGCATACACGTATCATTTACACAAGATCCTACAAAACAATCAATGTCATGAAAGCATTCTTCTCCATAACCCCCACTAATTTTACGCTGTTGGTCCCTGTTTAAAACCTCAGCGTTACTTAAACTAAATTTTATTTTTTTCATTTTTAAAAATTTAATAAATTATATTTGCCTCGAACAGTTTAAGACACTCAAGGTTTGTGTCTATTCTTCGCGAAAGAATATTGTTCTTAGCCCAAAGCACTTGTTTTGGGCTTTTTGTTTTAATCAAATACGTCCTTTAAATCATCTACAGTATACTCTTCAGGGAGTTCATACCCATTGATAAATATGGTTGGTGTATATGTTATATTTTCAACATCGCACCAAGTACTCATAGCTTTTATTTTGTAGTACTGTTTTTCTAGTTCTCCGTTCATAGGATATTTGTTTGCAAATACCTCATAATCCTTTTGCTCAGCATGATACCAATCATCTAAAGCTTGTTGTGTTTTCTTTATATCACCCTGAGCTTCAATAGCTAAAAAATGACTAACTGGTTTTGCATTTGCATCCTTACCATCTGCTTTAGCTGTAAATAGTATTTGCAAATTTATTTTGCCAGTATTTACCAAATCTTCGAGTGCTGGATGGACCTTAGCACAAGGTCCACAATAGGGGTTACATACTTTTACAACATGGTATTTAGCGCTTTCATTAATTATAGATATACCTAAACCTTTCGGATTAGTAGTCATTTTTCTAGATTTAACCAATAAGCCTTCTAATACATCAGGATTGTGCTTTATTTTTTTAAGCCCTCTTTTGTAAACATTTGTTTCTTTTTCTTGCTCTAATAATGGTTTTAGTAATTTCCATATTAAAATAGGAAGTAGAACCAAAGCAAATAGCAAAGGAAGTTTTTCAATTGCTAGTGTGCTTTGATAGTAATTGCCAGAAAACATAATTGTAATTTCTACTACCAATACTGCTTGTATAATAATACAGAATTTACACCACTGCTTGATAATAAATGCTTGATAATAAACAGAAACTAAAACAATTGGTAATGTTAAAAAACTTGATAGGCTTAAAACTGATAATGCCGATAATGAGAAACCACTAACAACTAAAAATATAAATGTTGCAAAAAAATAAGAAAACCCTATAATGCTTAAACTCAAAGTACCACTAAATATCTTTGCATATTTAGAATTTAATACGGCATTACAATTTACTTTTCCACTACCACCTGAACAAAAACTTTGTAATGTTGGGTTGTGTTTATCCACATCAAACCAAAGCAACAAGACCCCAACTATAAGACCAATAAGTTTTAAAACAGTAAAAACAATAACAGAAACAGTAGATGAGATATTAGTTGTTATTTCGGAATTTAAAAATGTAATTCCAATCCAACTTAACAACAAGACAGAAATACTACCTTTTAATATATTAAGCGTACGTTTAGACTTCAGTTTCTCTTCTATATTAATTTCTTTAGATTCCTTTGATGCTTCTGCCAAAAGACAAACTCCTGTCCATTTCTTTAAAAAATATTCTTTAGATAATGTTACTAGTTTACTTTTGTCATCATAATACAACACCTTATCTTCAAGCACTTTATGTAGTACAAAAAACAAAGGTGTTCTATCAACCTTTAACTGTATAATGCAAGGCAATGGTATTTCTGTAAGTTTTCCGGCATCTATTTTTACTGCTAGAGTTTCTATATTATATTTCTCTAAAGTATCTGAGATTGATAATAAACTAGGATAGTCAGCATGTGATATAATTGTGTCTTTTAAATACTTTGAAGTATTAGCAATGCCATATGCATTTAGAAGACTCTTGGTAACTTGTATACAATTATCCATAAGTAGGAATTAAGTATTAAAATTAATAATCAAGTAAACAGGGACTTAAATGTAAGAAATTTATCTGTAAGTTTTTATTTTCAAAATGTTAAATTATTATTAAGCCTATTGTCCTTTAGGTAATATTAGTACTTTTATTAAATTATGATCTATTAATGTGATTGAATAATTGTCATTGCTGTTATCTTAGACAAGATTTTGTTTTTAAATCCATCGAAAGATTTAGTGTAATTCCTTCGAATTATAAATTGATCATATGGTTGGGAAAATAATGTTTCAATACGTTTTCTGGGTTTCTTGAAAACATTAAGGTTGTTCTTTATAATTATGTTGGTTGACTCTCATAGGTATTTCAAGCTTAATATTATGACTTTCAAATAAGTCTAGCTTATATTCTGCTAATAAACAACCTCTATCCCCAAGTAATATACAATCCCTGAGTTGATATTGCATATCTTTCAAGTGGTTGATACCATGTACACTAGTAGGACTAATATTCAAGCTCTCAATGGCACCTTACTCAGAACAAACAGTATGAAGTTTATAACCATAATAATGAGCCGATTGACTAGCACATTAACCTTTACCAAATCCAACTAAAATCAAAAACAATATCTTA from Flavivirga abyssicola includes the following:
- a CDS encoding vitamin K epoxide reductase family protein codes for the protein MDNCIQVTKSLLNAYGIANTSKYLKDTIISHADYPSLLSISDTLEKYNIETLAVKIDAGKLTEIPLPCIIQLKVDRTPLFFVLHKVLEDKVLYYDDKSKLVTLSKEYFLKKWTGVCLLAEASKESKEINIEEKLKSKRTLNILKGSISVLLLSWIGITFLNSEITTNISSTVSVIVFTVLKLIGLIVGVLLLWFDVDKHNPTLQSFCSGGSGKVNCNAVLNSKYAKIFSGTLSLSIIGFSYFFATFIFLVVSGFSLSALSVLSLSSFLTLPIVLVSVYYQAFIIKQWCKFCIIIQAVLVVEITIMFSGNYYQSTLAIEKLPLLFALVLLPILIWKLLKPLLEQEKETNVYKRGLKKIKHNPDVLEGLLVKSRKMTTNPKGLGISIINESAKYHVVKVCNPYCGPCAKVHPALEDLVNTGKINLQILFTAKADGKDANAKPVSHFLAIEAQGDIKKTQQALDDWYHAEQKDYEVFANKYPMNGELEKQYYKIKAMSTWCDVENITYTPTIFINGYELPEEYTVDDLKDVFD